A single Desulfobaculum xiamenense DNA region contains:
- a CDS encoding universal stress protein codes for MPTIRRILCAIDFSEHSPIVADYALALAKSTGAELTVLYAAPSFDQYLSFDVPLTHIEDLVGGIMKGAAERMRAFVAERFPGMKVTPRVTAGYPAQEILGEARNMSADLIVIGTHGRQGVDRIIFGSVAEKVVRSSFCPVLTVRPRAV; via the coding sequence ATGCCAACGATCCGCAGAATCCTCTGTGCCATAGATTTCTCGGAACACAGCCCCATCGTGGCCGACTACGCCCTCGCCCTCGCCAAATCCACCGGCGCTGAACTCACCGTCCTCTACGCCGCCCCCTCCTTCGACCAGTATCTCAGCTTCGACGTCCCCCTGACCCACATCGAGGATCTCGTCGGCGGCATCATGAAGGGCGCGGCCGAACGCATGCGCGCCTTCGTGGCCGAGCGCTTTCCCGGCATGAAGGTCACCCCCCGCGTCACCGCGGGCTATCCGGCCCAGGAGATACTGGGCGAGGCAAGGAACATGAGTGCCGATCTCATCGTCATCGGCACCCACGGGCGGCAGGGCGTCGACCGCATCATCTTCGGCTCCGTGGCCGAAAAGGTCGTGCGAAGCTCCTTCTGCCCCGTACTGACCGTACGGCCACGCGCCGTCTGA
- a CDS encoding universal stress protein, whose amino-acid sequence MVQVNRILCAVDFSDYSPSVASYAQALAKCMNAEIIVLYVAPSLNQYVGFHVPPSSIENFVGEIVSGAEMTMDTFIDENFTDVSVTGRVATGYAAEEILETAHNEKVDMIVIGTHGRKGIDRILFGSVAEKVVKGSACPVLTIRPQS is encoded by the coding sequence ATGGTTCAAGTGAACAGGATTCTGTGCGCCGTCGACTTTTCCGATTACAGCCCGAGCGTTGCCTCATATGCCCAGGCCCTCGCAAAGTGCATGAATGCGGAGATCATCGTTCTCTACGTCGCACCGTCCCTCAACCAGTATGTAGGATTTCACGTCCCGCCGTCGAGCATCGAGAATTTCGTCGGGGAGATCGTGTCCGGGGCCGAAATGACCATGGACACCTTCATCGACGAGAACTTCACCGACGTATCCGTGACCGGAAGGGTCGCCACCGGATACGCCGCCGAGGAAATCCTCGAAACGGCACACAACGAAAAGGTGGACATGATCGTCATCGGCACGCATGGCCGCAAGGGTATCGACCGCATACTCTTCGGTTCCGTGGCCGAGAAGGTGGTCAAGGGCTCGGCCTGCCCGGTCCTGACCATCCGTCCCCAGAGCTGA